From Paenibacillus graminis:
GGCGGCAATGTACACTGCACCACCCAGCAGATGCCTGCCGGGAAATCATCTATTTATGCAAGGAGGACAGAACTGTGAGAAACGTAAAAGTAGCCGCGACGCAAATGAGCTGCTCGGGCGACATTGAAGAGAATATCCGCAAGGCCGAAACACTGGTTAGAGAAGCTGCAGCCCAAGGTGCGCAGATTATTCTGCTGCAGGAGCTGTTTGAAACCCCGTATTTCTGCCAGAAGGAGAAATCCGATTATTATGCTTATGCCACCGAGCTTGAGCACAACAAAGCGGTGAACCACTTCAAAGCCATCGCCAAGGAGCTGCAGGTGGTGCTGCCGATCAGCTTTTATGAAAAGAAAAACTATGCCCGTTACAACTCCTTGGCTGTAATTGATGCGGATGGCACGGTGCTGGGCAAGTACCGCAAAAGCCATATCCCGGATGGCCCTGGCTATGAAGAGAAGTTCTACTTCAATCCCGGGGATACCGGATTTAAGGTGTGGAACACCCGGTATGCCAAAATCGGCGTAGGTGTCTGCTGGGATCAGTGGTATCCGGAGGCAGCACGGGTAATGAGCTTAATGGGTGCGGAAATTTTGTTCTACCCTACGGCCATTGGTTCGGAGCCGCAGGATGGCTCCATTGATTCGAAAGACCACTGGCAGACCTGCATGCTGGGCCATGCGGCGGCGAATCTGATTCCTGTCGTAGCCTCGAACCGGATCGGAGAAGAAACCGATGAGGAGTCCAGCATTAACTTTTACGGTTCCTCATTTATCGCTGGTCCACAGGGCAACAAGGTCGTTGAAGCCGGACGGGATGAGCAGGCCGTACTGGTCAGCGAATTCGATCTTGACGCATTGGAGGTCGGCCGGATTGAGTGGGGAATCTTCCGCGACCGGCGGCCGGAGCTGTACCGGATGATCGCATCGTATGACGGAGATTTGACGTTTTAAGCAAAAGTAAGGCACCGACCGGAAGAGGGCTATTTTCCGGCGGTGCTTTTTTTGATGCAAAAAACGGTTGTATGGCAGGCTTGCTGCCATATTGCCGGATCACCGGACGGGGGAAAC
This genomic window contains:
- the aguB gene encoding N-carbamoylputrescine amidase yields the protein MRNVKVAATQMSCSGDIEENIRKAETLVREAAAQGAQIILLQELFETPYFCQKEKSDYYAYATELEHNKAVNHFKAIAKELQVVLPISFYEKKNYARYNSLAVIDADGTVLGKYRKSHIPDGPGYEEKFYFNPGDTGFKVWNTRYAKIGVGVCWDQWYPEAARVMSLMGAEILFYPTAIGSEPQDGSIDSKDHWQTCMLGHAAANLIPVVASNRIGEETDEESSINFYGSSFIAGPQGNKVVEAGRDEQAVLVSEFDLDALEVGRIEWGIFRDRRPELYRMIASYDGDLTF